A genomic window from Providencia alcalifaciens includes:
- a CDS encoding glycosyltransferase family 2 protein, with the protein MKITEPTISIILPVYNGGDYLSYAIESILNQTFTDFELIIINDGSTDSTYDVIKNFATKDKRIIAINRENKGLISSLNEALDISKGKFIARMDADDIALPNRLQKQIDYLLETKFDICGCHYFEINETNNIIGLRLVPTTQEMITIALTSNVPFAHPSILMNKEFLTKNKLKYGCGTEKYAEDLNLWIQMFNSGAKFGNVDDILFRYRILPNSLSRVRQKKILIDSAKLYSLYIQKNKSAIKQALSNIHATLNKYEQEWVCSAYISLLLRFKCLSFLWNIKKFPKKIVINSFLSEINKFFKL; encoded by the coding sequence ATGAAAATCACCGAACCTACAATTAGTATTATACTTCCTGTTTATAATGGAGGGGACTATTTATCATATGCCATTGAGTCCATCTTAAATCAAACCTTTACTGATTTTGAACTAATAATTATTAACGATGGTTCAACTGACTCTACCTATGATGTTATTAAAAATTTCGCAACAAAAGACAAACGAATTATTGCAATTAACAGAGAAAATAAAGGGCTTATTAGTAGTTTAAATGAGGCATTAGATATTTCTAAAGGTAAATTTATTGCCCGAATGGATGCTGATGATATTGCTCTACCCAATAGATTACAAAAACAGATAGACTATTTACTTGAAACTAAGTTTGACATTTGTGGATGCCATTATTTTGAGATAAATGAAACTAATAATATTATAGGGTTAAGATTGGTACCAACAACACAAGAAATGATAACTATTGCTCTTACTAGCAATGTTCCCTTTGCCCATCCATCTATTCTGATGAATAAAGAATTTCTTACAAAAAACAAACTAAAATACGGTTGTGGTACTGAAAAATATGCAGAAGATTTAAATCTCTGGATTCAAATGTTCAATTCAGGTGCTAAGTTTGGGAATGTTGATGATATATTATTCAGATATAGAATTCTACCTAATTCCCTATCGCGAGTTAGACAAAAGAAAATTTTAATTGATAGTGCAAAGCTATATTCTTTATATATACAAAAAAATAAAAGTGCGATAAAGCAAGCATTGAGTAACATTCACGCCACTTTAAATAAATATGAGCAAGAATGGGTTTGCTCTGCTTATATAAGTTTGCTATTGAGATTTAAATGTCTATCCTTTCTCTGGAATATTAAAAAATTTCCAAAAAAAATAGTTATAAACTCTTTTCTTAGCGAAATAAATAAATTTTTCAAACTATAA
- the cpxA gene encoding envelope stress sensor histidine kinase CpxA yields the protein MINSLTARIFAIFWFTLALVLMLVLMVPKLDSRQLTVLMESEQRQGEMLEQHIEAELAQAPMNDLLWWRRISNAIKKWAPPGQRLIIVTSEGRVIGAMPSEMQVIRNFIGQSDNADHPKKKKYGRAEILGPFSIRDGEDHYQLYLVRPASSPQSDFINLLFDRPFLLLIATMLISAPLLLWLSWSLARPARKLKMAADDVAKGNLRPHPELESGPQEFLSTGNSFNQMISALDGMVTAQQRLISDISHELRTPLTRLQLATALLRRRHGESKELERIETETHRLDSMINDLLVLSRSQHKNEILREHIKADELWGDILDDASFEAEQMNKTLDVTSPPGSWPLYCNPSAIGSAFENIVRNALRYSNTHIAVDFKEENNGILITVDDDGPGVSPADREHIFRPFYRTDEARDRETGGTGLGLAIVETAISQHKGWVKADDSPLGGLRLQIWLPEHGR from the coding sequence ATGATCAACAGCTTAACAGCTCGAATATTTGCGATTTTCTGGTTTACCCTCGCACTGGTTTTAATGCTCGTGCTGATGGTGCCTAAGCTCGACTCTCGGCAGCTCACCGTCCTGATGGAAAGTGAGCAACGCCAAGGGGAGATGCTTGAGCAACACATCGAAGCCGAACTCGCACAAGCACCAATGAACGACCTACTTTGGTGGCGACGGATTTCCAACGCCATCAAAAAATGGGCCCCCCCAGGTCAACGGCTGATTATCGTGACCAGCGAAGGCCGAGTGATCGGCGCGATGCCGAGTGAAATGCAGGTGATCCGCAACTTTATTGGTCAATCCGATAATGCTGACCACCCTAAGAAGAAAAAGTACGGACGCGCTGAGATTTTGGGCCCATTTTCTATACGGGACGGTGAAGATCACTACCAACTCTATTTAGTTCGCCCGGCAAGCAGCCCGCAGTCAGACTTTATTAACCTATTGTTTGATAGACCGTTTTTACTCTTGATTGCCACCATGTTAATCAGCGCACCGCTATTACTATGGCTATCATGGAGCTTGGCTCGCCCTGCTCGTAAATTAAAAATGGCGGCGGACGATGTAGCAAAAGGTAACTTGCGCCCACACCCAGAGCTAGAATCCGGTCCCCAAGAATTTTTATCAACGGGTAACAGTTTTAACCAGATGATCAGTGCGTTAGATGGCATGGTCACAGCTCAGCAACGATTGATTTCTGACATTTCCCATGAACTGCGCACCCCACTCACTCGATTACAGCTCGCGACGGCATTATTACGTCGCCGCCATGGTGAGAGTAAAGAACTGGAACGCATCGAAACAGAAACTCACCGTTTAGATAGCATGATCAATGACTTGCTGGTGCTCTCTCGCAGTCAGCATAAAAATGAAATTCTTCGCGAACACATCAAAGCCGATGAGTTATGGGGAGATATTCTTGATGATGCAAGCTTTGAAGCGGAGCAGATGAACAAGACGCTGGATGTCACATCGCCCCCAGGTTCATGGCCGTTATATTGCAATCCATCCGCCATTGGTAGTGCGTTTGAAAACATCGTGCGTAATGCGCTACGTTATTCAAACACCCATATTGCGGTTGATTTCAAAGAAGAAAATAACGGTATTTTGATCACTGTTGACGATGATGGCCCGGGGGTTAGTCCTGCTGACCGCGAGCATATCTTCCGACCGTTCTATCGCACCGATGAAGCTCGCGACAGAGAAACCGGTGGTACAGGGCTTGGCTTAGCGATTGTTGAAACAGCAATTTCCCAACATAAAGGCTGGGTGAAAGCAGACGACAGCCCGCTAGGTGGGTTACGCTTACAGATTTGGCTACCAGAACACGGGCGCTAA
- a CDS encoding M48 family metallopeptidase: protein MKMKALVAVAVSAVIMTGCKSMDTGLMTNSGMQLFQAATLSDADVKKFSDDACKEMDAENKIAPASSKYTQRLNKIAKALGSEVDGTPVNYKVYMTKDVNAWAMANGCVRVYSGLMDIMNDNEVEGVLGHEMGHVALGHTRKAMQVAYAAVAARTAAAASGNDVATQLSSSQLGELGQKLVNSQFSQHQESQADDFSYDLLKKRGVDTKGLVTGFDKLAKLGSKETSMFDSHPPSDERAQHIRDRIEADKK, encoded by the coding sequence ATGAAAATGAAGGCGCTTGTTGCGGTCGCAGTTTCTGCGGTCATTATGACTGGCTGTAAGAGTATGGATACTGGGCTGATGACCAACTCTGGAATGCAATTATTCCAAGCTGCGACATTATCTGATGCAGATGTTAAAAAATTCAGCGATGACGCTTGTAAAGAGATGGACGCAGAAAACAAAATTGCGCCAGCTTCAAGCAAATACACTCAACGCTTAAACAAAATTGCTAAAGCACTGGGTAGTGAAGTTGACGGTACTCCGGTTAACTATAAAGTTTACATGACCAAAGATGTGAACGCATGGGCAATGGCAAATGGCTGTGTACGTGTATACAGCGGCCTGATGGACATCATGAACGACAATGAAGTTGAAGGCGTTCTGGGTCACGAAATGGGTCACGTTGCTTTAGGTCATACCCGTAAAGCAATGCAAGTTGCTTATGCAGCAGTTGCAGCACGTACTGCGGCGGCAGCATCAGGTAACGATGTTGCGACTCAATTAAGCTCGTCACAATTAGGTGAGCTGGGTCAAAAACTGGTTAACTCTCAGTTCTCTCAACACCAAGAAAGCCAGGCAGATGATTTCTCTTATGACCTGCTGAAAAAACGTGGTGTGGATACCAAAGGTTTAGTGACTGGTTTTGATAAATTAGCAAAACTGGGTAGCAAAGAAACTAGCATGTTTGATTCTCACCCACCATCAGATGAGCGTGCACAACATATCCGTGACCGTATCGAGGCAGATAAAAAATAA
- the cpxR gene encoding envelope stress response regulator transcription factor CpxR: MHKILLVDDDRELTSLLKELLEMEGFNVVIAYDGEQALQQIDSSIDLLLLDVMMPKKNGIETLKELRQIHQTPVIMLTARGSELDKVLGLELGADDYLPKPFNDRELVARIRALLRRSNWSEQTQGDNSNTPTLQVDKLQLNPGRQEASFDNEILDLTGTEFTLLYLLAQHLGQVVSREHLSQEVLGKRLTPFDRAIDMHISNLRRKLPERTDGQPWFKTLRGRGYLMVSAT, from the coding sequence ATGCATAAAATCCTATTAGTTGATGACGACCGTGAACTCACGTCGCTTTTAAAAGAACTGCTGGAAATGGAAGGTTTCAATGTTGTCATCGCTTATGACGGTGAGCAAGCATTACAGCAAATCGATTCATCCATTGACCTATTATTACTCGATGTCATGATGCCGAAGAAAAACGGTATTGAGACATTAAAAGAGTTACGCCAAATTCACCAAACGCCAGTCATTATGCTAACGGCGCGTGGCAGTGAATTAGATAAAGTGCTGGGCTTAGAACTCGGCGCGGATGACTATTTACCCAAACCATTTAACGATAGGGAGTTAGTAGCGCGAATTCGTGCGTTACTGCGCCGCTCAAACTGGAGCGAACAAACTCAAGGGGATAACAGCAACACCCCAACCTTACAAGTGGACAAATTACAGCTCAATCCAGGTCGTCAAGAAGCCAGCTTCGACAACGAAATCCTTGATTTAACGGGCACCGAGTTTACTTTGCTCTATCTATTAGCCCAGCATTTAGGGCAAGTGGTCTCAAGAGAGCATCTAAGCCAAGAAGTTTTGGGTAAGCGCCTCACGCCATTTGACCGTGCTATCGATATGCATATTTCAAACTTGCGCCGCAAACTTCCAGAACGCACCGATGGTCAACCTTGGTTTAAAACCTTGCGCGGACGCGGTTACTTGATGGTTTCTGCCACATGA
- a CDS encoding sulfate ABC transporter substrate-binding protein, whose protein sequence is MVRFWQSSRYPIAAFSLLLLTAGAWAKDIQILNVSYDPTREFYRQYNQEFGDYWQAKTGDTVTVRQSHGGSGKQATSVINGLEADVVTLALAYDVDAIAQSGKINPGWLKKLPDNSAPYTSTIVFLVRKDNPKNIRDWDDLIRKDVSVVTPNPKTSGGARWNYLAAWGYGLEKNHNDPEKAKQFVKQLYQNVEVLDSGARGATNSFVERGIGDVLIAWENEALLAINELGAKGDFEIVTPSISILAEPTVAVVDKTVDKRDHREVAQAYLEFLYSPKGQEIAAKNYYRPRDAQVAKEYQNQFPQLKLLTVDANFGGWQSAQKTHFANGGIFDEIIRR, encoded by the coding sequence ATGGTACGTTTCTGGCAAAGTTCACGCTATCCCATAGCGGCATTCTCTTTATTATTATTAACAGCAGGGGCATGGGCGAAAGATATCCAAATTTTAAACGTCTCTTATGACCCGACCCGCGAATTTTACCGCCAATATAATCAAGAGTTTGGTGATTACTGGCAAGCAAAAACGGGGGATACGGTAACGGTGCGCCAGTCTCATGGTGGTTCCGGTAAACAAGCCACTTCGGTGATTAACGGATTAGAGGCAGATGTGGTAACGCTAGCCTTGGCATACGATGTGGATGCGATTGCACAAAGTGGCAAAATTAATCCTGGCTGGCTGAAAAAACTGCCTGATAACTCCGCCCCCTATACCTCGACCATTGTCTTTTTAGTGCGTAAAGATAACCCGAAAAATATTCGCGATTGGGATGATTTAATTCGCAAAGATGTCTCGGTTGTGACACCGAATCCGAAAACATCGGGCGGTGCGCGTTGGAATTATTTGGCGGCATGGGGATATGGATTAGAAAAAAATCATAATGACCCAGAAAAGGCTAAGCAGTTTGTGAAGCAACTTTATCAAAATGTTGAAGTACTAGACTCTGGCGCGAGAGGGGCAACCAACAGCTTTGTCGAGCGTGGAATTGGTGATGTATTGATAGCATGGGAAAATGAGGCGTTGTTAGCCATTAATGAATTAGGCGCGAAGGGGGATTTTGAAATTGTTACCCCGAGCATTTCTATTTTGGCAGAGCCGACCGTTGCTGTTGTCGATAAAACGGTGGATAAGCGAGATCACCGTGAAGTGGCACAAGCCTATCTGGAATTTTTGTATTCACCGAAAGGGCAAGAAATTGCTGCGAAAAACTATTATCGTCCCCGAGATGCTCAAGTAGCCAAAGAATATCAAAACCAGTTTCCACAATTGAAATTACTCACCGTGGATGCAAATTTTGGGGGGTGGCAATCAGCGCAGAAAACACATTTTGCTAATGGTGGGATCTTTGATGAAATCATTCGCCGCTAA
- the pfkA gene encoding 6-phosphofructokinase, whose product MVKQIKRIGVLTSGGDAPGMNAAIRGVVRAALAEGLEVMGIFDGYLGLYENRMKQLDRYSVSDMINRGGTFLGSARFPQFRDEKVRAVAVENLKKNHIDALVVIGGDGSYLGAKCLTELGFPCIGLPGTIDNDVAGTDYTIGYFTALETVVEAIDRLRDTSTSHKRISIVEVMGRYCGDLTLSAAIAGGCEFLVLPEQEMPFNREELLSEIKRGIEKGKRHAIVAITEHVCDVDELAKYIEAETHHETRATVLGHIQRGGSPVAYDRILASRMGAYSIQLLLEGYGGRCVGIQNEKLVHHDIVDAVMNMKRVFKKDWLETAKKLY is encoded by the coding sequence ATGGTCAAGCAGATTAAAAGAATTGGAGTGTTAACGAGCGGTGGAGATGCACCGGGTATGAACGCAGCGATTCGCGGCGTAGTGCGTGCAGCTCTCGCGGAAGGTTTAGAAGTGATGGGTATTTTTGATGGATACCTCGGCCTTTATGAAAACCGCATGAAGCAATTAGACCGTTATAGCGTTTCGGACATGATCAACCGTGGCGGTACATTCTTAGGCTCTGCTCGCTTCCCTCAATTCCGTGATGAAAAAGTCCGCGCGGTAGCGGTTGAAAACCTGAAGAAAAACCACATTGATGCACTGGTTGTTATTGGTGGTGACGGTTCTTATCTTGGTGCTAAATGCCTAACTGAATTAGGTTTCCCATGCATTGGTTTACCGGGCACAATTGATAACGACGTTGCGGGAACAGACTACACCATCGGTTATTTCACCGCGTTAGAAACCGTGGTTGAAGCGATTGACCGCTTACGTGATACATCGACTTCTCACAAACGTATTTCCATCGTTGAAGTGATGGGGCGTTATTGTGGGGATCTCACCCTATCTGCGGCAATTGCAGGTGGCTGTGAGTTTTTAGTTCTGCCAGAGCAAGAAATGCCATTTAACCGTGAAGAGTTACTGTCGGAAATCAAACGTGGGATTGAAAAAGGCAAGCGCCATGCGATTGTCGCGATCACCGAGCACGTTTGCGATGTGGATGAGTTAGCAAAATATATTGAAGCAGAAACTCATCATGAAACGCGTGCAACCGTATTAGGGCATATTCAGCGCGGCGGTTCCCCGGTTGCTTATGACCGTATTTTGGCTTCTCGCATGGGCGCATACTCTATTCAGCTGCTGCTTGAAGGTTACGGCGGGCGTTGTGTGGGGATCCAAAATGAAAAATTAGTTCACCATGATATCGTGGATGCGGTCATGAACATGAAGCGTGTCTTCAAGAAAGATTGGCTGGAAACAGCGAAAAAACTGTACTGA
- a CDS encoding phosphatidate cytidylyltransferase, translated as MSLWDRELVLLLSGVFGILMVASVIGGILAYRYSGEKSNPTIDNLNARIRAWWVMCIVCVLAVVLGNIGVVILFALISFFALREFITLAPTRRSDHEALFWCFFVFLPLQYVLVGIEWYGMFSIFVPVFVFLFLPTRIALAGDTYHFLERTAKIQWGMLVTVFCLSHVPALLMLNIEGYQGENVKLLLFLIVVTQISDVLQYVFGKLLGKHPIVPKLSPNKTVEGFIGGILTSVLIGICLYWVTPFSWWAAGLMSLAITLMGFVGGLCMSAIKRDSGIKDFGAIIEGHGGMLDRIDSLCFAAPIFFHLTRYFYT; from the coding sequence ATGAGTCTTTGGGATCGTGAATTAGTACTGCTGTTATCCGGTGTCTTCGGTATTCTAATGGTTGCCAGCGTGATAGGGGGTATTCTGGCATACCGTTATTCAGGGGAAAAAAGTAACCCAACCATCGATAACCTAAATGCGCGTATTCGTGCTTGGTGGGTGATGTGTATCGTCTGCGTTTTGGCCGTGGTGCTTGGGAATATCGGGGTCGTGATCCTATTTGCGTTGATCTCTTTCTTTGCATTAAGGGAATTTATTACGCTAGCGCCGACCCGCCGTAGCGACCATGAAGCGCTATTTTGGTGTTTTTTCGTATTTCTTCCTTTGCAATATGTACTGGTTGGGATTGAGTGGTATGGGATGTTTTCGATTTTTGTACCCGTGTTTGTCTTCTTATTTTTACCGACGCGTATCGCATTGGCGGGGGATACTTACCACTTTCTTGAACGCACGGCGAAAATACAGTGGGGTATGTTGGTCACGGTATTCTGTTTGAGCCATGTACCCGCTTTGTTGATGTTGAATATTGAAGGTTATCAAGGGGAAAACGTTAAGCTGCTGCTGTTCTTAATTGTGGTCACGCAAATTTCTGATGTACTGCAATATGTATTTGGTAAGTTACTTGGCAAACACCCCATTGTGCCTAAGCTTAGCCCAAATAAAACTGTCGAAGGATTTATCGGTGGAATATTAACGTCAGTGCTGATTGGTATCTGTTTGTACTGGGTAACACCTTTTAGTTGGTGGGCAGCTGGGTTAATGTCATTGGCGATTACGTTAATGGGCTTTGTCGGTGGGCTGTGTATGTCCGCAATTAAACGTGACAGCGGGATCAAAGACTTTGGTGCCATCATTGAAGGGCATGGCGGAATGTTAGATAGAATTGATTCCCTGTGTTTTGCCGCGCCAATTTTTTTCCACTTAACGCGTTATTTTTATACCTAA
- a CDS encoding oligosaccharide flippase family protein — translation MLLKYVLGSSSAALLRFIAFLILIKAVGVDDYGSIAFYLSFATIASTFAPLGSYNSTIRKAQSGESLKSILFYFISPTLFISALFLMLSFYLKDTKLFIYIYVAELLGSVLPSYLYAVINTTGNQIKSAISQFLGGVINLIISLDILINKKNYISWAQNYLLGSIIIFIIALFFLRKTYLGKNDSQIISISNLIKNTKNDIWNTLSIASRTLFFNIDRIILNYIIPQYVYGIYSICIRLTSSVYLLISNTIHYYESHFFLYGKEKKSAKIDELKLTCTRKATKTITIVFVLQLLTALILYQLVNFFSFSKYLTYDLKIDYNDIYIWIYYYFTLMTLLYPMSKLWIYLYILNGLKMEKERMLILTCGSITSVLFMFLLIPISYYLLPLALLIGYLVPIYLSKKTITARLSERDFI, via the coding sequence ATGCTTTTAAAATATGTTCTAGGCTCATCAAGTGCTGCTTTGTTAAGATTTATTGCATTCTTAATTTTAATTAAAGCTGTCGGTGTTGATGACTATGGAAGTATTGCATTTTATTTATCCTTTGCTACTATCGCATCAACCTTTGCGCCTTTAGGTTCGTATAATAGCACAATTAGAAAAGCACAATCAGGAGAAAGCTTAAAGAGTATATTATTTTATTTCATTTCTCCCACTCTATTTATATCGGCATTATTTTTAATGTTGTCTTTTTACCTAAAGGATACTAAATTATTCATATATATATATGTAGCTGAATTATTAGGCTCGGTTCTTCCAAGTTATTTATACGCAGTAATAAATACAACAGGCAACCAAATAAAATCTGCCATATCTCAATTCTTAGGTGGAGTAATAAATTTAATTATTAGCCTAGATATACTCATCAATAAAAAAAATTATATCTCCTGGGCTCAAAACTACTTACTTGGAAGTATAATAATTTTCATTATTGCTCTTTTTTTCTTAAGAAAAACATATTTAGGAAAGAATGATAGCCAAATTATATCTATATCCAACTTAATTAAAAATACAAAGAATGACATTTGGAATACACTATCAATCGCATCTAGAACATTATTTTTTAACATTGATAGAATTATATTAAACTATATCATTCCACAATATGTATATGGGATTTACAGTATCTGCATCAGACTAACATCTTCAGTTTATTTATTAATATCCAATACCATACATTATTATGAATCCCATTTTTTTCTGTATGGAAAGGAAAAAAAATCCGCAAAAATAGATGAGCTAAAGTTAACATGCACAAGAAAAGCAACAAAAACAATAACAATAGTTTTTGTTCTTCAATTACTTACCGCTCTTATTTTATATCAATTAGTGAATTTTTTTAGCTTTAGTAAATATTTGACTTATGACTTGAAAATTGACTATAACGATATATATATTTGGATTTATTATTATTTTACACTAATGACCTTATTGTATCCCATGAGCAAGTTATGGATATATCTTTATATATTAAATGGCTTAAAAATGGAAAAGGAACGAATGCTAATACTGACTTGTGGTTCTATTACTTCAGTTTTATTTATGTTTTTACTTATTCCTATATCATATTATCTTCTCCCACTCGCTTTATTAATCGGATACTTGGTTCCAATATACCTATCTAAAAAAACCATAACAGCAAGGCTATCTGAACGTGACTTTATTTAA
- a CDS encoding lysophospholipid acyltransferase family protein codes for MEKIQRISLLAKGMGMLLSGTCRLLTGVRTRWVGCQPAITPRIYYANHSSHLDGLVIWSGLPPLMRHFVHPVAAKDYWNGTPFRRYLVNKVFRAVLVDRKGDKPAKESVLEPLEAVLAANHSLILFPEGTRGDGEELGSFKSGIYHLAKKYPNVEVVPVYLENLNRVLPKGTKLVVPVICSATVGKPLSPLTEDENKADFLQRAKVALEEMMP; via the coding sequence ATGGAAAAAATACAGCGAATTTCTCTGCTGGCGAAAGGAATGGGAATGCTGTTGTCCGGTACTTGTCGTTTATTAACGGGTGTCCGTACACGTTGGGTTGGATGCCAACCGGCTATTACCCCCCGCATCTACTATGCCAACCATTCAAGCCACCTCGACGGGTTGGTTATCTGGTCAGGGCTGCCACCTTTAATGCGCCATTTTGTTCACCCTGTTGCCGCGAAAGATTATTGGAATGGCACGCCATTTCGTCGCTATCTCGTCAATAAAGTGTTTCGAGCCGTATTGGTGGATAGAAAAGGGGATAAACCTGCAAAAGAGTCTGTCCTTGAGCCGCTAGAAGCAGTGCTTGCTGCAAACCACTCATTAATTTTATTTCCAGAGGGAACTCGAGGAGATGGTGAGGAGCTGGGTAGCTTTAAAAGCGGGATTTATCATTTAGCGAAAAAATACCCCAATGTTGAAGTCGTCCCAGTGTATTTGGAAAATTTAAATCGAGTGCTACCGAAAGGAACGAAGCTCGTGGTTCCAGTTATCTGTTCAGCAACGGTTGGGAAGCCACTATCCCCACTGACTGAAGATGAAAATAAGGCAGATTTTTTACAAAGAGCGAAAGTTGCACTTGAGGAGATGATGCCATGA
- a CDS encoding HutD/Ves family protein, with protein MIQKLTAQDYKKMPWKNGQGFTLELARSHGEGLENFDWRVSIADVKSAGSFSFFPNKQRIIGVLEGTGIVLQIDKKPPVSLLQKQFHAFNGESDVYAELINEAIRDFNLIYNPEKYSARLQWVSCESANSWISNGNCVLIFNLQGKLELQVDGQHSALNDFETLLVEKTGAPTQYIASPEHHGDFCVIELFER; from the coding sequence ATGATCCAGAAACTTACTGCTCAAGATTATAAAAAAATGCCTTGGAAAAATGGGCAAGGATTTACGTTAGAACTCGCGAGAAGCCACGGGGAAGGGCTAGAAAACTTTGACTGGCGAGTGTCAATTGCAGATGTAAAATCCGCGGGCTCATTCTCTTTCTTCCCAAATAAACAGCGCATCATTGGCGTACTGGAAGGTACTGGAATTGTGCTGCAGATAGATAAAAAACCGCCCGTTTCTTTATTACAAAAGCAATTTCACGCCTTTAATGGTGAAAGTGATGTGTATGCCGAATTAATCAATGAAGCCATTCGCGATTTTAATTTGATTTATAACCCTGAAAAGTATTCAGCTCGGCTGCAGTGGGTATCTTGTGAGTCGGCAAACTCGTGGATCAGTAATGGAAACTGTGTACTGATTTTTAACTTACAGGGCAAGCTAGAGTTGCAGGTAGACGGCCAGCATTCGGCCTTAAATGATTTTGAAACCCTATTGGTCGAAAAAACAGGCGCCCCTACGCAATATATCGCTTCTCCTGAGCATCATGGGGACTTTTGTGTGATTGAGTTATTTGAAAGATAA
- a CDS encoding Spy/CpxP family protein refolding chaperone, with product MQRIVHRTKHSSVHKTAAYVLASAFVFGPVAAFGEASESSVNDEPSLVLQMQPDQPLQTTHIAIQFQTPESLNSDERASEFMFNGITLSEKQRQQLRDLMATQRHRHSENVASIQERESLHKLIIADRFDDKAVRAQLEKQLQKELDERVEMARIHHELYQLLTPEQKAQLEQINQHKFVEYQVMQ from the coding sequence ATGCAAAGAATAGTACACAGAACAAAACACAGTTCAGTACATAAAACAGCCGCATACGTTTTAGCTTCTGCATTTGTTTTCGGGCCAGTCGCTGCGTTTGGTGAAGCATCTGAAAGTAGTGTTAATGATGAACCCTCATTAGTGCTTCAAATGCAACCGGACCAGCCACTGCAAACCACACATATTGCTATTCAATTTCAGACTCCTGAATCATTAAATAGCGACGAACGTGCCAGTGAATTTATGTTTAATGGTATCACGTTGAGTGAGAAACAGCGCCAACAGCTTCGTGACTTAATGGCTACCCAGCGCCACCGTCATAGTGAAAATGTTGCCTCAATACAAGAGCGTGAGTCATTACACAAACTTATTATAGCGGATCGCTTTGATGATAAAGCTGTCCGAGCGCAACTTGAGAAACAATTGCAAAAAGAACTGGATGAACGCGTTGAGATGGCACGTATCCATCATGAGCTTTACCAGTTACTGACGCCAGAGCAGAAGGCGCAGCTTGAGCAAATCAATCAGCATAAGTTCGTTGAATATCAAGTTATGCAGTAG